In the Limanda limanda chromosome 10, fLimLim1.1, whole genome shotgun sequence genome, one interval contains:
- the LOC133011482 gene encoding protein SPMIP2 produces the protein MMGDSEAAEGRSQCGRRMIFTGPDGIGDYRPRSNYFPRHIGEGASSPEATGDLSYLCRAAPCAPPPMPRQSYVGEVGWGWQYNQLLNSGALLSNMQIKKTDIRTAVEDRVTHKFQNQQ, from the exons ATGATGGGagacagtgaagcagcagagggaaGGTCACAGTGTGGAAGAAGGATGATCTTCACAG GTCCAGATGGAATCGGAGACTACAGGCCGAGATCAAATTATTTCCCCCGGCACATCGGTGAGGGCGCCTCGTCACCTGAGGCCACAGGAGACCTCAGTTATCTGTGCCGGGCTGCACCATGTGCCCCCCCTCCTATGCCCAGGCAGAGCTACGTGGGGGAGGTGGGCTGGGGCTGGCAGTACAACCAGCTGTTGAACAGTGGGGCGCTGCTCAGCAATATGCAAATCAAG AAGACGGACATACGGACGGCAGTGGAGGACAGAGTGACTCACAAGTTTCAGAACCAACAGTGA